A DNA window from Choloepus didactylus isolate mChoDid1 chromosome 9, mChoDid1.pri, whole genome shotgun sequence contains the following coding sequences:
- the LOC119544747 gene encoding palmitoyltransferase ZDHHC21-like codes for MGLIVFVWLYNIVLIPKIVLFPHYEEGHIPGILIIIFYGIAIFCLIALVRSSITDPGRLPENPKIPHGEREFWELCNKCNLMRPKGSHHCSRCGHCVRRMDHHCPWINSCVGEDNHWLFLQLCFYTELLTSYALMFSFCHYYYFLLLKRNLDLFVIRHELAIMRLAAFMGITMLVGITGFFYTQLIGIITDTTSVEKMSNCCEEISRPRKPWQQTFSEVFGTRWKILWFIPFRHRQPLRVPYHFAKHV; via the coding sequence ATGGGTTTGATTGTCTTTGTCTGGTTATACAATATTGTTTTAATTCCAAAAATTGTCCTCTTTCCTCACTATGAAGAAGGACATATTCCAggcatattaataataatattctaTGGCATTGCCATATTTTGTCTGATTGCCTTAGTGAGGTCCTCAATAACTGATCCAGGAAGACTCCCTGAGAACCCTAAGATCCCACATGGAGAAAGGGAGTTCTGGGAATTATGTAACAAGTGTAATTTGATGCGACCAAAGGGTTCCCATCACTGTAGCCGTTGCGGCCATTGTGTTAGGAGAATGGATCATCACTGTCCATGGATTAACAGTTGTGTTGGTGAAGATAATCATTGGCTTTTTCTGCAGTTGTGTTTCTACACTGAACTTCTTACTTCCTACGCACTGATGTTTTCTTTCTGCCACTATTATTACTTTCTTCTGCTAAAACGTAACTTGGACCTCTTTGTCATTAGACATGAGTTGGCCATTATGAGACTAGCTGCTTTTATGGGTATTACTATGTTAGTTGGAATAACTGGATTCTTTTATACTCAACTAATTGGCATCATCACAGATACAACATCTGTTGAAAAGATGTCAAACTGCTGTGAAGAAATATCCAGACCCCGAAAGCCATGGCAGCAGACCTTCTCAGAAGTTTTTGGCACTCGTTGGAAGATCCTGTGGTTCATTCCTTTCAGGCACAGGCAACCACTGCGAGTTCCCTACCACTTTGCCAAGCACGTCTAA